The Streptomyces aurantiacus genome includes a region encoding these proteins:
- a CDS encoding phosphotransferase family protein, producing MNQAATPTADTVRRLVRSLLPDGGGPRITPVAEGGGHVTWFVGARHVLRLAPDREATLRQRRELRLRDLVRPHVGVAVPVSIAHGEWANGLTYTLDTLIPGGSGEQQDVSAVGEADLAGLLTGLREVPGRQAEALGVPRGTPRSLETLRAAAERAAERLAAADEFDASRLHQLTGAATVQLAPQPGAAFLVHHDLRGEHLVVSGDGRVRGVLGWAGAVVGDPTEDIAGLAVAVGAPAAVRAATLAGYGARPCLRGLWLARCDTLTRLADHLHRSDDRLLALLRAQLGRAWEPILLERVTEFRDGTDEAL from the coding sequence ATGAACCAGGCAGCGACACCCACAGCGGACACCGTGCGACGCCTCGTCCGCTCCCTGCTCCCGGACGGCGGCGGGCCCCGGATCACGCCCGTCGCCGAGGGCGGCGGGCACGTCACCTGGTTCGTGGGCGCACGCCATGTGCTGCGGCTCGCCCCGGACCGCGAGGCCACCCTGCGCCAACGGCGCGAGCTGCGGCTGCGCGATCTGGTGCGGCCCCACGTCGGCGTCGCCGTCCCGGTGAGCATCGCCCACGGCGAATGGGCCAACGGGCTGACGTACACGCTCGACACCCTGATCCCCGGCGGCTCCGGCGAGCAGCAGGACGTCTCCGCCGTCGGCGAGGCCGACCTGGCGGGTCTGCTCACCGGACTGCGCGAGGTGCCGGGGCGCCAGGCCGAGGCTCTCGGTGTGCCCCGCGGCACGCCCCGGTCCCTCGAAACGCTCCGGGCCGCCGCCGAGCGGGCCGCCGAACGGCTCGCCGCCGCCGACGAGTTCGACGCCTCCCGGCTCCATCAGCTCACCGGGGCCGCCACCGTCCAGCTCGCCCCGCAGCCGGGCGCCGCCTTCCTCGTCCACCACGACCTCAGGGGCGAGCATCTCGTGGTCAGCGGCGACGGACGCGTCCGCGGTGTCCTCGGCTGGGCCGGCGCGGTGGTCGGCGACCCCACCGAGGACATCGCGGGCCTCGCCGTGGCCGTCGGCGCCCCGGCGGCCGTCCGCGCGGCCACCCTCGCCGGGTACGGCGCCCGGCCCTGCCTGCGCGGCCTGTGGCTCGCCCGCTGCGACACCCTGACCCGCCTCGCCGACCACCTCCACCGGTCGGACGACCGCCTCCTGGCGCTCCTGCGCGCCCAGCTGGGGCGCGCCTGGGAGCCGATCCTCCTGGAGCGGGTCACGGAGTTCCGCGACGGGACGGACGAGGCGCTCTAG
- a CDS encoding aminopeptidase P family protein — MTGTPAPFTTDDYRARMERAARAAAEAGLAGLLVAPGPDLVWLTGYAPPAATERLTLLVLAAGRDPVLVVPTLEAPDAEKAAGAPALTLRDWTDGKDPYAMTAPLLDSAGRFGVSDNAWALHLLGLQKQLPGTSYVSLTEGLPMLRAVKDAAELDRLAAAGAAADATYEEILKVAFAGRRESDVAGDLADLLRRFGHEQVDFTVVGSGPNGANPHHEAGGRVIEHGDTVVLDFGGLKHGYGSDTSRTVHVGEPSAEEQRVHDVVRAAQEAACEAVRPGIACQDVDRVARACITEAGYGDRFIHRTGHGIGVTTHEPPYMIEGEEQPLVPGMCFSVEPGIYLPGRFGVRIEDIVTVTEDGGRRLNDTPREMAVVN; from the coding sequence ATGACCGGCACGCCCGCGCCCTTCACCACCGACGACTACCGGGCGCGGATGGAACGCGCCGCCCGGGCCGCCGCCGAGGCGGGGCTCGCCGGACTGCTGGTCGCGCCCGGACCGGACCTCGTGTGGCTCACCGGCTACGCGCCGCCCGCCGCCACCGAGCGCCTCACCCTCCTGGTGCTCGCCGCGGGGCGGGACCCCGTGCTCGTCGTGCCCACCCTGGAGGCCCCGGACGCCGAGAAGGCCGCGGGCGCGCCCGCGCTGACCCTGCGTGACTGGACCGACGGCAAGGACCCCTACGCCATGACGGCCCCCCTCCTCGACTCCGCGGGCCGCTTCGGCGTCAGCGACAACGCCTGGGCGCTGCACCTGCTGGGTCTCCAGAAGCAGCTGCCGGGCACGTCGTACGTCTCTCTCACCGAGGGGCTGCCGATGCTCCGGGCCGTCAAGGACGCCGCGGAGCTGGACCGCCTGGCGGCGGCCGGTGCGGCCGCCGACGCCACCTATGAGGAGATCCTCAAGGTGGCCTTCGCGGGCCGGCGCGAGTCGGACGTCGCGGGCGACCTCGCCGATCTGCTGCGGCGGTTCGGCCACGAGCAGGTGGACTTCACGGTCGTCGGCTCGGGCCCGAACGGCGCCAACCCGCACCACGAGGCGGGCGGACGTGTCATCGAGCACGGCGACACGGTCGTCCTCGACTTCGGCGGCCTGAAGCACGGCTACGGCTCCGACACCTCCCGCACGGTGCACGTCGGCGAGCCGAGCGCCGAGGAGCAGCGCGTCCACGACGTCGTACGCGCCGCCCAGGAGGCCGCGTGCGAGGCCGTACGGCCCGGTATCGCCTGCCAGGACGTCGACCGGGTGGCCCGCGCGTGCATCACCGAGGCCGGATACGGCGACCGTTTCATCCACCGCACCGGACACGGCATCGGCGTCACCACCCACGAGCCGCCGTACATGATCGAGGGCGAGGAACAGCCCCTCGTACCCGGAATGTGCTTCTCCGTGGAGCCCGGCATCTATCTGCCGGGCCGCTTCGGCGTACGCATCGAGGACATCGTGACGGTCACCGAGGACGGCGGCCGCCGCCTCAACGACACGCCCCGGGAGATGGCCGTCGTGAACTGA
- a CDS encoding LysE family translocator: MLSTLLAFLGACTLIAASPGPSTVLIIRQSLHSRRSGFLTVLGNETGVFVWGAVAAFGLTALLTASEVAYDVMRVVGAVVLVVFGVQTLWRARRARGAVDDGGAGQDEKSGWASYRSGLLINLANPKAAIFAMSFLPQFVPRGAPHLPAMLGLAALWAVYEIGYYGLYVWFVGRMRTLLSRAGVRRRLEQVSGGVLLLLGARLALEG; the protein is encoded by the coding sequence ATGCTGAGCACCCTCCTCGCCTTCCTCGGCGCCTGCACCCTCATCGCTGCCTCCCCCGGACCGAGCACGGTACTGATCATCAGGCAGTCGCTGCACAGCAGGCGATCGGGCTTCCTGACGGTGCTGGGCAACGAGACGGGTGTCTTCGTGTGGGGCGCCGTCGCCGCGTTCGGCCTGACCGCGCTGCTCACCGCCTCAGAAGTGGCGTACGACGTGATGCGCGTCGTCGGTGCCGTCGTGCTGGTCGTCTTCGGCGTCCAGACGCTGTGGCGGGCCCGCCGCGCCAGGGGCGCGGTGGACGACGGCGGAGCGGGGCAGGACGAGAAGAGCGGCTGGGCCTCCTACCGGAGCGGTCTGCTGATCAACCTGGCCAACCCCAAGGCGGCGATCTTCGCGATGTCCTTCCTCCCGCAGTTCGTGCCCCGGGGCGCCCCGCACCTGCCGGCCATGCTGGGACTCGCCGCCCTCTGGGCGGTCTACGAGATCGGCTACTACGGTCTCTACGTGTGGTTCGTCGGCCGGATGCGGACGCTGCTGTCCCGGGCCGGCGTGCGGCGGAGGCTGGAGCAGGTCTCCGGAGGAGTGCTGCTGCTCCTCGGCGCGCGGCTCGCCCTGGAGGGCTGA
- a CDS encoding metallophosphoesterase, which yields MLVLAHISDLHLDGTRRATERAERVRDRLWGLPGRVDALLVTGDIADHGTESEYEEAARVLGLHDPDTPFPVLTCPGNHDSRGPWRKALLGEPEAVGPAPAGPADPEPVNSVRVFDDAGAAVLMCDSSVPGSDEGELDERTYAWIEETLDGLDGSVRALLAFHHPPVALHHPLPDAYRLRAPDALAALLERRSEIAGIITGHAHTPASTTFAGRPLVVGPGVTWTLRLPWEGEGAADRDAPPGFAFHVLDDEGRLTSHFRVAG from the coding sequence ATGCTCGTGCTGGCACACATCAGCGACCTGCATCTCGACGGGACCCGGCGGGCGACGGAGCGCGCCGAACGGGTGCGGGACCGGCTGTGGGGGCTGCCGGGCCGGGTGGACGCCCTGCTGGTCACCGGCGACATCGCGGACCACGGGACGGAGTCCGAGTACGAGGAGGCGGCGCGTGTCCTCGGCCTGCACGATCCGGACACGCCCTTCCCCGTACTGACGTGCCCGGGCAACCACGACAGCCGCGGCCCCTGGCGCAAGGCGCTGCTCGGCGAACCGGAAGCCGTCGGACCGGCGCCGGCCGGACCGGCGGACCCCGAACCGGTCAACAGCGTGCGCGTCTTCGACGACGCGGGCGCGGCCGTCCTGATGTGCGACTCCAGCGTGCCGGGCAGCGACGAGGGAGAGCTGGACGAGCGGACGTACGCCTGGATCGAGGAGACGCTCGACGGGCTGGACGGCTCCGTGCGGGCGCTGCTCGCCTTCCACCACCCGCCGGTGGCCCTGCACCATCCCCTGCCGGACGCCTACCGGCTGCGCGCACCTGATGCGCTGGCCGCGCTCCTGGAGCGCAGGAGCGAGATCGCCGGGATCATCACGGGGCACGCCCACACTCCCGCGTCCACGACGTTCGCCGGGCGGCCCCTGGTCGTGGGCCCCGGGGTGACGTGGACGCTGCGGCTGCCGTGGGAGGGCGAGGGTGCCGCGGACCGGGACGCGCCACCCGGATTCGCCTTCCATGTGCTGGACGACGAGGGGCGGTTGACGAGCCACTTCAGGGTGGCCGGGTGA
- a CDS encoding PDZ domain-containing protein, with amino-acid sequence MEQTALRPKPMPGQEPDDGRPSAPVRRPHAARRRGRRLTTLLFSLFVGAVLVLSGVGLGTVGATVIGMSKLADFQRRAGAPGASTPPAGAGGAEPVPGAGSSASLTRAPERPQAPPDGRPQAPSGGGPRTPSEGRPQTPPDGRPRDRPTLGVEAVDASDGPGALLVGVHVPGPGHTAGLVRGDILLTFGGTRLGTAADLARAVAAARPGTAVRLTLRHAGGGHQQLSVTPGVIT; translated from the coding sequence ATGGAACAGACCGCGTTGCGTCCCAAGCCGATGCCTGGTCAGGAGCCGGACGACGGCCGCCCGTCCGCACCGGTCCGCCGCCCGCACGCCGCACGGCGGCGCGGACGGCGGCTCACGACCCTGTTGTTCAGCCTGTTCGTCGGGGCCGTCCTCGTCCTGTCGGGGGTCGGCCTGGGCACCGTGGGCGCCACGGTGATCGGCATGAGCAAGCTCGCCGACTTCCAGCGACGGGCGGGCGCCCCCGGGGCGTCCACCCCGCCCGCGGGGGCCGGTGGCGCCGAGCCGGTCCCTGGCGCCGGCAGTTCGGCCTCGCTCACGCGAGCGCCCGAGCGCCCCCAGGCCCCGCCCGACGGCCGCCCCCAGGCCCCTTCCGGCGGCGGCCCCCGGACCCCTTCCGAGGGCCGGCCTCAGACCCCGCCCGACGGCCGGCCACGGGACCGGCCGACCCTCGGTGTGGAGGCCGTCGACGCCTCCGACGGCCCGGGCGCGCTCCTCGTCGGCGTGCACGTCCCCGGGCCCGGCCACACCGCGGGCCTCGTACGGGGCGACATCCTGCTCACCTTCGGCGGGACCCGCCTCGGCACGGCCGCCGACCTCGCCCGGGCCGTCGCCGCCGCCCGCCCCGGCACGGCCGTCAGGCTCACGCTGCGCCACGCGGGTGGCGGTCACCAGCAGCTGTCGGTGACCCCCGGTGTCATCACCTGA
- the cyc2 gene encoding germacradienol/geosmin synthase Cyc2, with the protein MTQPFELPHFYMPYPARLNPHVDEARAHTTEWARGMGMLEGSGIWTQADLDAHDYGLLCAYTHPECDGPALSLITDWYVWVFFFDDHFLETFKRSQDRSGGKAYLDRLPLFMPLDLSTPVPEPQNPVEAGLADLWARTVPAMSMGWRRRFAESTEHLLNESMWELSNINEGRVSNPVEYIEMRRKVGGAPWSAGLVEYATAEVPEQVARSRPLRVLMETFSDGVHLRNDLFSYQREVEEEGELSNGVLVLETFFGCTTQQAAETVNDILTSRLHQFEHTALTEVPALALEKGLAPDEVRAVAAYTQGLQDWQSGGHEWHMRSSRYMNEGALRSSPLSGPTGPGTSAADVGALLAAAGAERLRVYTHVPFQKVGPSLLPDFYMPFKVRLNADLDGARRRITPWAHSMGILEEGVWDEDKLAAYDLPLCSAGLDPDGTPEALDLSAGWLVWGTYGDDYYPMVFGNRRDLAAAKLCTARLSACMPVDGEEIPPPANAMERGLADLWRRTTATMSPDARRTMRASVEVMTESWVWELSNQLQNRIPDPVDYLEMRRATFGSDLTMSLCRLGHGPKVPPEVYRSGPVRSLENAAIDYGMLINDVFSYQKEIEYEGEVHNAILVVQNFFGCDYPAALGVIHDLMTQRMHQFEHVAAHEFPVLFEDFGLSAEARDIMEGYVVELQNWMAGILKWHYDCRRYGAADLARRAHGFVPGQFPAVPFATTRGAASIAAF; encoded by the coding sequence ATGACGCAGCCCTTCGAACTGCCGCACTTCTACATGCCGTATCCCGCGCGGCTGAACCCACATGTCGACGAGGCGCGCGCCCACACGACCGAGTGGGCGCGCGGAATGGGCATGCTGGAGGGTTCCGGCATCTGGACGCAGGCCGACCTCGACGCACACGACTACGGACTGTTGTGCGCGTACACGCATCCCGAATGCGACGGCCCCGCCCTCTCGCTCATCACCGACTGGTACGTGTGGGTCTTCTTCTTCGACGACCACTTCCTGGAGACCTTCAAACGAAGCCAGGACCGCTCGGGCGGCAAGGCCTACCTCGACCGCCTCCCGCTCTTCATGCCGCTCGACCTCTCGACCCCCGTTCCGGAGCCGCAGAACCCGGTCGAAGCCGGTCTCGCCGACCTGTGGGCGCGCACGGTCCCCGCCATGTCGATGGGGTGGCGCAGGCGGTTCGCCGAGTCCACCGAGCATCTGCTCAACGAGTCGATGTGGGAGCTGTCCAACATCAACGAGGGGCGGGTCTCGAATCCCGTCGAGTACATCGAGATGCGCCGCAAGGTGGGCGGCGCCCCCTGGTCCGCGGGGCTCGTGGAGTACGCGACCGCGGAGGTCCCCGAGCAGGTCGCCCGCTCCCGGCCGCTGCGCGTGCTGATGGAGACCTTCTCCGACGGGGTCCACCTGCGCAACGACCTCTTCTCGTACCAGCGGGAGGTCGAGGAGGAGGGCGAGCTCAGCAACGGAGTGCTCGTCCTGGAGACCTTCTTCGGCTGCACGACGCAGCAGGCCGCAGAGACCGTCAACGACATCCTCACCTCGCGACTGCACCAGTTCGAGCACACGGCGCTCACCGAAGTGCCCGCGCTGGCCCTGGAGAAGGGCCTCGCCCCGGACGAGGTCCGTGCCGTCGCCGCGTACACCCAGGGGCTCCAGGACTGGCAGTCCGGGGGCCACGAGTGGCACATGCGGTCGAGCCGGTACATGAACGAAGGGGCCCTGCGGAGTTCGCCGTTGAGCGGACCGACCGGGCCGGGGACCTCCGCCGCCGACGTCGGGGCGCTGCTCGCCGCAGCCGGCGCCGAACGGCTGCGCGTCTACACGCATGTGCCGTTCCAGAAGGTGGGCCCGTCCCTGCTGCCCGACTTCTACATGCCGTTCAAGGTCCGGTTGAACGCCGACCTGGACGGGGCCCGGCGGCGCATCACCCCCTGGGCCCACAGCATGGGCATCCTGGAGGAGGGCGTCTGGGACGAGGACAAGCTCGCCGCCTACGACCTGCCGCTGTGCTCGGCGGGCCTCGACCCGGACGGCACCCCGGAGGCGCTGGACCTCAGTGCGGGGTGGCTCGTGTGGGGGACGTACGGCGACGACTACTACCCGATGGTGTTCGGGAACCGCAGGGATCTGGCCGCCGCGAAGCTGTGCACCGCGCGGCTGTCCGCCTGCATGCCCGTCGACGGCGAGGAGATCCCGCCCCCGGCCAACGCGATGGAGCGTGGTCTCGCCGATCTCTGGCGGCGCACGACGGCCACGATGAGCCCGGACGCACGCCGCACCATGCGGGCCTCGGTGGAGGTCATGACCGAGAGCTGGGTGTGGGAGCTGTCCAACCAGCTGCAGAACCGCATCCCCGACCCCGTCGACTACCTGGAGATGCGCCGCGCCACCTTCGGCTCCGACCTCACCATGAGCCTGTGCCGCCTGGGCCACGGCCCGAAGGTGCCACCGGAGGTCTACCGCAGCGGTCCCGTCCGGTCGCTGGAGAACGCCGCGATCGACTACGGGATGCTCATCAACGACGTCTTCTCGTACCAGAAGGAGATCGAGTACGAGGGAGAGGTGCACAACGCGATCCTCGTCGTGCAGAACTTCTTCGGCTGCGACTACCCGGCGGCGCTCGGCGTCATCCACGACCTCATGACCCAGCGCATGCATCAGTTCGAGCATGTCGCCGCCCATGAGTTCCCCGTCCTTTTCGAGGACTTCGGCCTCTCGGCCGAGGCCCGCGACATCATGGAGGGTTACGTGGTCGAGCTGCAGAACTGGATGGCGGGCATCCTGAAGTGGCACTACGACTGCCGTCGTTACGGGGCCGCCGACCTGGCCCGTCGCGCCCACGGCTTCGTACCGGGGCAGTTCCCGGCCGTGCCGTTCGCCACCACCCGGGGGGCCGCCTCGATCGCGGCCTTCTGA
- a CDS encoding LPXTG cell wall anchor domain-containing protein codes for MLRPRAAGTLAGITAVVLTAVVVGTPATGAEDPPATGGYERTARLTTVGKPLDLLLHPESGKLYVGSDTVAGTTGGSLAGVYAVDPAAGNVLSWVRTSPGSTGAPAQLPGKRLAGPLPGDGVHYLVGLRGVAAAKDGDAAGRGGWLTGTTITQAKAGAKAGSVVVVRGTKLEEVAVGETSVTVERSLTLPATGGPLAVDTASGRIWVADNANSLLRGVDAAAFAPDGKDIPLGPGAAVSFLEWDVEHGTVWAGRGAVLEAYDIASGELAAAFRAKPGDSVADVAVDPRSDQAFAVWQDYGNPPEEGDGVGQLTVYDTATLKDAGKGAELPGNNGQLGSSSVAVTPGGGSVFVASPSDASLTVFTAPAPPTPSASPSSSDPVSPSPSVPVSPGPSDGSPDPSPGDSGPDAGPTDSGTTVPVDGPTADGDGTGGTGGGGAQSTTGGGSFTAAGGGSLASTGSDVILPAAAGTAALIASGTAAVLWRRRRATA; via the coding sequence GTGCTCCGCCCCCGGGCGGCAGGCACCCTGGCGGGAATCACGGCGGTGGTCCTCACCGCCGTCGTCGTCGGCACGCCCGCCACCGGCGCCGAAGACCCGCCCGCCACCGGCGGTTACGAGCGGACCGCCCGCCTCACGACCGTCGGCAAACCGCTCGACCTGCTGCTGCACCCCGAGTCGGGGAAGCTGTACGTCGGGTCCGACACCGTCGCCGGTACGACGGGCGGAAGTCTGGCCGGGGTCTACGCCGTCGACCCGGCGGCCGGGAACGTACTGAGCTGGGTGAGGACCTCGCCCGGCAGTACGGGCGCGCCCGCCCAGCTCCCGGGGAAACGGCTGGCCGGACCACTGCCCGGTGACGGAGTGCACTACCTCGTCGGACTGCGCGGAGTCGCCGCCGCGAAGGACGGCGACGCGGCGGGGCGCGGCGGCTGGCTCACCGGCACGACGATCACGCAGGCCAAGGCCGGCGCGAAGGCCGGCTCGGTGGTCGTCGTACGCGGGACGAAACTGGAGGAGGTCGCCGTCGGTGAGACGTCGGTGACCGTCGAGCGCTCCCTCACACTCCCGGCCACCGGCGGTCCGCTCGCCGTGGACACGGCGAGCGGACGGATCTGGGTGGCCGACAACGCCAACAGCCTGCTGCGCGGGGTCGATGCGGCCGCCTTCGCGCCGGACGGCAAGGACATCCCGCTCGGCCCGGGCGCCGCGGTGTCCTTCCTGGAGTGGGACGTCGAGCACGGGACAGTGTGGGCGGGGCGTGGTGCCGTGCTGGAGGCGTACGACATCGCCTCGGGCGAACTCGCCGCCGCCTTCCGGGCGAAGCCCGGGGACTCGGTCGCGGACGTCGCCGTCGACCCGCGTTCCGACCAGGCCTTCGCGGTGTGGCAGGACTACGGCAATCCGCCGGAGGAGGGGGACGGCGTCGGGCAGCTCACGGTGTACGACACCGCCACGCTGAAGGATGCCGGCAAGGGTGCCGAACTTCCGGGGAACAACGGCCAGTTGGGCAGCTCGTCCGTCGCGGTGACGCCGGGCGGCGGCTCGGTGTTCGTCGCGAGCCCTTCCGACGCCTCGCTCACCGTGTTCACGGCGCCGGCGCCGCCGACGCCCTCCGCCTCGCCGTCATCGTCGGATCCGGTGTCGCCGTCGCCCTCGGTGCCGGTCTCGCCCGGTCCGTCCGACGGGTCGCCCGATCCGTCCCCCGGCGACTCGGGCCCGGATGCCGGCCCGACCGACTCCGGCACGACGGTCCCCGTCGACGGCCCGACGGCCGACGGGGACGGCACGGGTGGCACGGGTGGCGGTGGAGCGCAGTCCACCACCGGTGGTGGCTCGTTCACCGCCGCCGGAGGCGGGTCGCTCGCCTCGACCGGCTCCGACGTGATCCTGCCCGCCGCGGCCGGTACGGCGGCACTGATCGCCTCCGGCACCGCGGCGGTCCTGTGGCGCCGCCGACGGGCCACGGCGTAG
- a CDS encoding AIM24 family protein produces the protein MKGDLFSSEYMVQPAATAGMSVQNAKSIRYAVNGEMLARQGAMIAYRGNLQFERKGQGVGGMLKRAVTGEGLPLMAVRGQGEAWFAHEAQNCFIIDIDPGDVFTVNGRNVLCFDASLKYEIKTVKGAGMTGGGLFNSVFTGQGRLGLVCEGNPLVIPVSPQWPVYVDTDAIVGWTANLQTSLHRSQSIGSMLRGGSGEAVQLVLQGEGYVVVRPSEATPQSASQH, from the coding sequence ATGAAGGGTGATCTGTTTTCCAGCGAGTACATGGTGCAGCCGGCCGCCACGGCGGGCATGAGCGTGCAGAACGCCAAGTCGATCAGGTACGCCGTCAACGGAGAGATGCTCGCCCGGCAGGGCGCGATGATCGCCTACCGCGGCAACCTGCAGTTCGAGCGCAAGGGCCAGGGCGTCGGCGGCATGCTCAAACGGGCCGTCACCGGAGAGGGCCTGCCCCTCATGGCGGTGCGCGGACAGGGGGAGGCCTGGTTCGCGCACGAGGCACAGAACTGCTTCATCATCGACATCGACCCCGGCGACGTCTTCACCGTCAACGGCCGCAACGTGCTGTGCTTCGACGCCTCACTCAAGTACGAGATCAAGACGGTGAAGGGCGCGGGCATGACCGGCGGAGGGCTGTTCAACAGCGTCTTCACCGGGCAGGGCAGGCTCGGTCTCGTCTGCGAGGGCAACCCGCTGGTCATCCCGGTCTCACCGCAGTGGCCCGTGTACGTCGACACGGACGCCATCGTCGGCTGGACGGCCAACCTGCAGACGTCGCTGCACCGTTCGCAGTCGATCGGCTCGATGCTCCGCGGCGGCTCGGGGGAGGCGGTGCAGCTGGTTCTCCAGGGAGAGGGGTACGTCGTCGTACGGCCGAGCGAGGCGACACCGCAGAGCGCCTCCCAGCACTGA
- a CDS encoding S8 family peptidase, with protein MAGTVTSLALAGPATATVPSDEVAKTAAAAVTAPAERLIVGYKAGATEAKSNKAAAADAEAKGEEAGEDLDFQRRLGTGAALVDLGDRLSKADVADVVAEFRADPQVAYAVPDRLNKPQADPNDTEYSKQWDLFESTAGMRVPGAWTTATGTGVTVAVIDTGYVTHSDLAANIVAGYDFISDTAVSVDGNGRDSNPADPGDWSAAGECQAGAPASDSSWHGTHVAGTIAAATNNGKGVAGIAYNAKISPLRVLGKCGGYDSDIIDAITWASGGTVSGVPANANVAKVINMSLGGGGACTTATQTAINNAVGRGTTVVVAAGNSNANAANYSPASCSNVISVAALGRTGSKAYYSNFGSTVDIAAPGGETNSTTANGILSTLNAGTKTAGSESYEYYQGTSMAAPHIAGLAALAKSANSALTPAQIESAIKTNSRALPGTCSGGCGAGLADAAKTVQAVSGSGGSTGTTFSSTAAVAIPDAGSAVESPVAVSGRTGNAPSALQVGVDITHTFRGDLVIDLVAPDGTAFRLKPSSTSDSADNVSATYTVDASGETANGTWKLRVQDVASADTGRINSWKLTF; from the coding sequence ATGGCCGGGACGGTCACGTCCCTCGCGCTGGCCGGCCCGGCCACCGCCACGGTCCCCTCCGACGAGGTCGCGAAGACCGCTGCCGCCGCCGTGACCGCCCCGGCCGAGCGGCTGATCGTCGGCTACAAGGCGGGCGCCACCGAGGCCAAGTCGAACAAGGCCGCCGCCGCGGACGCCGAGGCCAAGGGCGAGGAGGCCGGGGAGGACCTCGACTTCCAGCGCCGCCTCGGCACCGGTGCCGCGCTGGTCGACCTGGGTGACCGGCTGAGCAAGGCCGATGTGGCCGACGTCGTCGCCGAGTTCCGGGCAGACCCGCAGGTCGCGTACGCCGTGCCGGACCGCCTCAACAAGCCGCAGGCCGACCCGAACGACACCGAGTACAGCAAGCAGTGGGACCTCTTCGAGTCCACCGCGGGCATGCGTGTCCCCGGTGCCTGGACCACCGCGACCGGCACCGGCGTGACCGTCGCCGTCATCGACACCGGTTACGTCACCCACTCCGACCTCGCGGCCAACATCGTCGCGGGCTACGACTTCATCTCCGACACCGCGGTCTCGGTCGACGGCAACGGACGCGACAGCAACCCGGCCGACCCGGGCGACTGGTCCGCCGCGGGCGAGTGCCAGGCCGGCGCCCCGGCCAGTGACTCCTCCTGGCACGGCACGCACGTCGCGGGCACCATCGCCGCCGCCACCAACAACGGCAAGGGCGTCGCGGGCATCGCGTACAACGCGAAGATCTCCCCGCTGCGTGTCCTCGGCAAGTGCGGCGGCTACGACTCCGACATCATCGACGCCATCACCTGGGCGTCCGGCGGCACGGTCTCCGGCGTCCCGGCCAACGCCAACGTCGCCAAGGTCATCAACATGAGCCTCGGCGGTGGCGGCGCCTGCACCACGGCCACCCAGACCGCGATCAACAACGCCGTCGGCCGCGGTACGACGGTCGTCGTCGCGGCGGGCAACAGCAACGCCAACGCGGCCAACTACTCGCCGGCGAGCTGCAGCAACGTCATCTCGGTGGCGGCGCTGGGCCGCACCGGCTCCAAGGCCTACTACTCCAACTTCGGCTCGACCGTGGACATCGCGGCCCCCGGCGGCGAGACCAACTCCACCACCGCCAACGGCATCCTCTCCACGCTGAACGCGGGTACGAAGACGGCCGGTTCGGAGTCGTACGAGTACTACCAGGGCACCAGCATGGCCGCCCCGCACATCGCGGGCCTCGCCGCGCTCGCCAAGTCGGCGAACTCCGCGCTGACGCCGGCCCAGATCGAGTCGGCGATCAAGACCAACTCCCGTGCCCTGCCCGGCACCTGCTCGGGCGGCTGCGGCGCCGGTCTGGCCGACGCGGCCAAGACCGTGCAGGCCGTGAGCGGCTCCGGCGGCTCCACCGGCACGACCTTCTCCAGCACCGCCGCCGTCGCGATCCCCGACGCGGGCTCGGCCGTCGAGTCGCCGGTCGCGGTCAGCGGCCGCACCGGCAACGCCCCGTCCGCCCTCCAGGTCGGCGTCGACATCACCCACACCTTCCGCGGTGACCTGGTGATCGACCTGGTCGCCCCGGACGGCACGGCGTTCCGCCTGAAGCCGTCCAGCACCTCGGACTCGGCCGACAACGTCAGCGCCACCTACACCGTGGACGCCTCCGGCGAGACCGCCAACGGGACGTGGAAGCTGCGCGTCCAGGACGTGGCCTCGGCCGACACCGGCCGGATCAACAGCTGGAAGCTGACCTTCTGA